The sequence below is a genomic window from Shinella zoogloeoides.
AGCCGTCTGGCACCGGATATCGGCCCGATTCCGGCGAGGATGTGAAAGGTCTTTTCAATATGTTCAAGTACAGCAAGCTCGCGGCAGTCGCCCTCATCGCGATCGCCGCCGCCAGCGGCAGCGCCCGCGCGCAGGACGCCGCGGCCGATCCGGTCGTCGCCAAGGTCGGCGCGGTCGAGATCCACGAATCGGAGCTGAAGCTGGCGATCGCCGGCCTCGACCCGCAGCTCGCCAACCTGCCCGACGACCAGAAGCGCGTCGCCGCCCTCTCCTCGATCATCGACGTCAAGCTGCTTGCGGCCGACGCCGACAAGGAAGGCCTGAAGGACAGCGCCGACTTCAAGCAGCGCCTCGCCTTCCTGACGGATCGCGAACTGCACAATGCCTATTTCAAGAAGCACGTCGTCGATGCCGTCACCCCGGAAGAGGTGAAGGCGCGCTACGAGAAGGAAGTCGCGGCCATCACGCCGGAAGACGAGATCCGCGCCCGCCACATCCTCGTCAAGACCGAGGAAGAGGCCAAGGCCGTCATCAAGGATCTCGACGCCGGCAAGGATTTCGTCGAGATCGCCAAGGAGAAGTCGACCGACCCGAACAAGTCGGAAGGCGGCGACCTCGGCTATTTCGCCAAGGGCCGCATGGTTCCGGAATTCGAGAACGCCGCCTTCGCACTGGAAAAGGGCGCCTATTCCAAGGAGCCGGTGAAGACGCAGTTCGGCTTCCACGTCATCAAGGTGGAAGACAAGCGCAAGCAGCAGCCCCCGGCGCTCGACCAGGTCGAAGCCCAGGTTCGTCAGCTCGTCATGCGCGACAAGTATCTGGAGCTTCTGGAAAAGGCCAAGGCCGCGGCGCCCGTCGATATCCAGGACGCCGCACTGAAGACCGCCTATGACGCGGTCAACAAGCCGGCAGCCGAGGGTGAGGGCGAAGCCGCACCGGCCATCGAAGGCCAGCAGTAAAACGGCAATGGCCCGGCGTTTTCACCGGGCCTCTTTCACGCAGGAAAACAAGATGTCCGGTTCCGTCTCCCCGCTCGCTCCGAAAACCTATGCCGACATGCCGCCGCTGCGCGGCGTGCGCATGGCGACCGCCGCCGCCGGGATCAAGTACAAGAACCGGACGGACGTGCTGATGATGGTCTTCGACCGTCCGGCAGCGGTCGCGGGCGTCTTCACCCGCTCCAAGTGCCCCTCGGCCCCGGTCGATTTCTGCCGCGCGAACCTGGCGCACGGCGTTGCCCGCGCCGTCGTCGTCAATTCCGGCAATGCCAATGCCTTCACCGGCCGCAAGGGCCGCGAATCGACGCGGATGACCGCTGAAGCCGCCGCCAAAGCGGTCGGCTGCCGCGAAGACGAGGTTTTCCTCGCCTCGACGGGCGTGATCGGCGAGCCGCTAGACGCAACGAAATTCTCCGGCGTGCTCGATGGCCTCGCCGCCGCCGGCACGGAGGATTTCTGGTTCGAAGCCGCCAAGGCGATCATGACGACCGACACCTATCCGAAGGTCGCCACCCGCACCGCCGAGCTCGGCGGCGTTAAGGTCACCATCAACGGCATGGCCAAGGGCGCCGGCATGATCGCGCCCGACATGGCGACCATGCTCTCCTTCGTCGTGACCGACGCGGATATCCCGGCCACCGTGCTGCAATCCCTGCTCTCGGCCGGCGTCGGCCCGACCTTCAATTCCGTCACGGTCGACAGCGACACCTCGACCTCCGACACGCTCATGCTGTTTGCGACCGGCGCGGCCGCCACCGACGGCCAGGCGCCCGTCACGGCCGACGACGCCACGCTCGACGGCTTCCGCGCCGCCCTGAACGACCTCCTGCGAGACCTCGCGCTCCAGGTGGTGCGCGATGGCGAAGGCGCCCGCAAGATGGTGGCCGTCACCGTCGAGGGCGCGGAAAACGACGACGCCGCCAAGCGTATCGCGCTCTCCATCGCCAACTCGCCGCTGGTCAAGACCGCGGTCGCCGGCGAGGACGCCAACTGGGGCCGCATCGTCATGGCCGTCGGCAAGTCCGGCGAGATGGCCGACCGAGACCGCCTCGCCATCTGGTTCGGCGACGTACGCGTCGCCGTCGACGGCGAACGGGACCCGACCTATTCCGAAGCGGCGGCGACGGCCGTCATGAAGCAGGAGGATATCCCGGTCCGCGTCGAGATCGGCCTCGGCAACGGCCGGGCGACGGTCTGGACCTGCGACCTCACCAAGGAATATGTCGAGATCAACGGCGACTACCGCAGCTGAGGCCCGGACAGCGTGCCCCTTTCCGGACAGAACACGATGAGCGATCTTCCCAAAGTGCGGCGGCTGGAAGCCGTCGGGTTCCGGGCATGGCCCGCGGCAACGGTCCAGTATGACGGAAGCTGGCTCTGCCGGCTGACCGCCGGCCACCCCTCGCGCCGGCTGAATTCCGTCAATCCGCTCGACCCGTCCGATATCCGCGACATCGACATCCGCCTGGAGAAGGCGGCGAAGCGCTTTGCCGACTACGGCCGCCCGCTGCTCGTGCGCCAGACGCCACTCGCCTCGCCGCAGCTCGTCGCCTTCATGGACGAAGCCGGCTGGGCCGATATCGGCCGCACCGTGGTCATGATGGCCGACCTTGCCACCCTTCCGCGCGACGAAGGCCTCGATCATCTGCCGAGCCGCGATGTCGGCCGCTTCGTCGATGCACGCATCCGCGTCGCCGGCGACGATCCTGCGCTGAAGCCCGGCCTCACCGAGATCATCAACGCCATCAAGCCGGAAGCCGGCCTCTTCATCGTCGAGGAGCCCGACTTCGGCCCGACCGCCGTGACGATCGCCGTGCAGGACAACGACCTCGCCGGCATCCTCCAGCTCGGGGTTGCCGGGGAGCGCCGCGGTCGGGGCCTCGGCACCGCCATCCTGCATGCGAGCCTGCGCTGGGCGAAACTCAAGGGCGCCCGCCAGGCCTGGGTACAGGTCGAGGCCGACAATGCCGCCGCCCTTGCGCTCTACCGCCGCGCCGGCTTCCATGACGTCTACGAATACAGCTATCGGGGGCCCGACGCGGCATGACCGAGACCGTCACCAAGCCACACCCCATCCTGCTCGTCGCCGCCTGCGCGCTCGTCGATGCGGATGGCCGTATCCTTCTGGCACAGCGCCCGGAGGGAAAATCGCTCGCCGGCCTCTGGGAGTTTCCGGGCGGCAAGGTGGAGCCCGGCGAGACACCCGAGGAAACGCTGATCCGCGAGCTGGACGAGGAACTCGGCATCAAGACGAAGATCCCGTGCCTTGCACCGCTCACCTTCGCCAGCCATACCTATGACGATTTCCATCTTCTTATGCCGCTCTACGTCTGCCGGCGCTTCGAGGGAACGGCGCACGGCCGCGAGGGTCAGGCGATCAAGTGGGTACGCTCGAAGGCGCTGCGCGACTATCCCATGCCGCCCGCCGACGAACCCCTCATTCCCTTCCTGATGGACCTGCTCTGAGCATCCTCCGGCAGGAAATTGCCTCGAATTTTTCGGTCCTCGTTAAGCAATCCTTTAGCACCATCGTTCAAAGATTGGGCCTAACGTTGCAATGAATGCTTACGAGACCCTGTTATGCGTGACGAAGACTTCTGGAAAACCGTTCAGGAGAAGGATTTCACGCCGGCCGGCGATACCCGGACCGGTGCGCTCAACCTCGCCCTGCTCTTCGGCACCGCCGTGATCGCCCTTGCCCTGGTCCTGACCCCGGTTCTTTCCGCAAAGACCGACAAGCGCATGATCGCGAACGTGCCGGATGATTTCGACATGATCTCGACCGGCTCGATCCCGACGGAAGGCGCCAAGCGCTACACCGTGCGCCGCAGCGTGTTGCAGGAAATGCCCGGCGCCGTCTGCATCGTCAACGGCAATGGAACGAGCAGCGGCTGCTGAGACGGCAAACAATCTGGTGCAAACGGCACCCTGGAGAGTGGAATGATTGCAAGATTGCTGACGTCATTCCTCTCCGATGAGAAGGGCGCGACGGCCGTGGAATACGGCCTTCTCGCCGCGCTCATCTCGGTCGGCATGATCGTCGGTCTGACGAATTTCGGCGGCGCGCTGAACAACACGTTCGTCACGCTCAGCAACACGATCGAGCAGAAATAGACCTCACTCGCGTCCGGTCTGCTTCAGCGCATCGGCAAGCCGCATCGTCGCCGATCCCGGCTTCAGCGGCTTCTGCTGGCTTTCGTGCGGCGCCCATCCGGAAACATAGATGACGGAGAACGTCGCGCGGATGCGCCCGTCCGGGTCGGAAAAACGTTCCGCGTAAAGCTCCGCCGCCCTGAGCAGGATGCCGCGCGTCAGCGGACGGCGGCTGCGGCCGGTCAGCGGATTGGCCATGCCCATGGCGCGCAGGTCCTTCATCAGCGGGAAGATCGAATCGTAGCGGACCGTGTAGCTCTCCTTGTCCGTCACCGGCAGGGCGAAGCCGCCGCGCTGGAGAAGCGCCCCGACATCGCGCACGTCCGGGAACGGAATGACCCGTGGGCTCGCCCCGCCCGTCATCTCGCTTTCGGCCGCCAGCAGCACCTCGCGTAATTCCTGCAGCGTACCGCTGCCCGGAATAGCCGCCAGGAACAGGCCATCCGGCTTCAGCGCGCGGCGGATTTGCACGAAGACGCCGGGCGTGTCGTTGGTCAGGTGCAGTGCGAGCGGCGAGATGATGAGGTTTGCCGATTGCGGCTCCAGCGGCACCGTCTCGAGCGGCGAGACGGTCAGCGCCTCGCCCGGCGCCGCAAAGCGTCCGTCGCTCTCCACACGCTCCATGGCGTCCACCTTGCCCGTCTCAGTGATCGCCCGCGCCACGGCGCCGGTATGGCCATGCAGCTCGACGGCTCGCTCGAAGCGGCGCTCGATAACGCTGAGCCGTTCGGCCAGTTCCCGCGCCACTACGTCGAGCAGGAAATCCGCCGGGCCGGTGCGAAGGGCCCGCAGCCGGTTGGTGTCGATCAGGGCGTGGTCGAAGAGCGTTTCCATGGGCAGATATCCAGTTCGGAATTCCTTCGCTTTGGCCGCTAACTACGACTATTGTCAACCGCATGGGCGAAATCGAGGCGGAGAGCATGCCGGCAATCCCGCTCCGGCAGGCGCTTGCCCGCCGGCTGCGCGGCCTTGCGGGCGCGGCGCTCGACGTGGTCTATCCGCCCGCCTGCGCCGGCTGCGGCGTGCTGCTCGGCAGCCGCGCCAGCCTCTGCCCGCAATGCTGGGGCAAGCTCGCCTTCATCGAACGCCCCTATTGCGAGGTGCTTGGCACCCCCTTCTCGCATGATCTCGGCCCCGGCATCCTCAGCGCCGACGCCATCGCAAACCCGCCGCCCTTCGACCGGCTGCGCTCCGTCGCGCTCTACGACGATCTCGCCCGCGGGCTCGTTCATGCGCTGAAATACCGCGACCGCACCGACCTTGCGCCGATGATGGCGGGTTGGATGCTGCGGGCCGGCGACGGCGCCGTGCAGGCGGCGGACCTGATCGTGCCGGTGCCGCTCCACCGCTTCCGCCTGCTCTGGCGCAAGTTCAACCAGTCGGCCGAGCTTGCCCGCGCCCTCGGCACGCTTTCTGCGACGCCCGTTCTGATCGACGCCGTACGCCGCACGAAACGCACCCGCCGCCAGATCGGCCTTGGCCCGCGGGCGCGCGAGGAGAACGTGCGCGGCGCCTTCTCCATCACGCCCGCCGGACGGGAAGCCCTGTTCGGCCGCCGCGTGGTTCTCGTCGACGACGTCTACACGACTGGCGCCACGGTCGCGGCCGTCGCCCGTGCGCTGAAACGCGCCGGCGTGGCGGACGTCACCGTTTTGACCTTTGCAAGGGCACTTCCCGGACCTATATGAAAGACATGGCAATTCCAGCGAAAGTGCACAGCGGTTTTACGTGCGGAATTGCACAAGAACAACAAGTTGGAGCAGTATCGCATGGCTTCGGTCGTCATCTATACGCGTCAGTTCTGCGGCTATTGCAGCGCCGCCAAGAAACTCCTGGAGACGAAGGGCGTCACCTTCGAGGAACACGACGCGACCTATGCGCCCGAGCTTCGCCAGGAGATGATCAAGCGCGCCGGCCGCAGCACCTTCCCGCAGATATTCATCGGCGAGCGCCATATCGGCGGCTGCGACGATCTGCATGCGCTGGAGCGTGCCGGCGAACTCGACGCGCTGCTGGCGGCATAGGGGTACACGATGACCGTCACGATCGCCGCCCTCCAGATGTGCTCAGGGACCGATCCCGTCCGCAACGTGGAGACGATGCGGCGCCTCGTGCGCGAGGCGGCCGCCAAAGGCGCCACCTATGTCCAGACGCCGGAAATGACCGGCGCTCTCCAGCGTGATCGCGCCGGCCTTCGCTCCATCCTGCGCGCGGAAGCCGACGACCTCGTCGTTGCCGCCGCCTCGCAGCTTGCCGGCGAACTCGGCATCCACGTGCATGTCGGCTCCACCGCCATCGCGCTCGACGACGGCAAGGTCGCCAACCGCGGCTTCCTGTTCGGCCCGGACGGCGGCAAGATCTGCAGCTACGACAAGATCCACATGTTCGACGTCGATCTCGACAATGGCGAAAGCTGGCGCGAGAGCGCGGTCTATTCGCCGGGCACCGTGGCGCGCGTGGCGGACCTCCCATTCGCCAAACTCGGCTTTGCCATCTGCTACGACGTGCGCTTTCCCGAACTCTTCAGGACGGAAGCCGTGGCCGGCGCCGAGATCATTTCCGTCCCCGCCGCCTTCACACGCCAGACCGGCGAAGCCCACTGGGAAATATTGCTGCGCGCCCGCGCCATCGAGAACGGCGTCTACATCATCGCCGCCGCGCAGGCCGGCATGCACGAGGACGGCCGCGAGACCTTCGGCCATTCGATGATCATCGACCCCTGGGGCCGCGTGCTCGCCTCCGCCGGCGGCACCGGCGAGGCCGTCGTGCTTGCCGAGATCGACATCGCCGCGGTGAAATCCGCACACGACAAGATCCCCAACCTGCGCAACGGGCGCGCCTTCACCCTCGAAATGTCCGGCGAGCCCGCGAAGGGAGGCGTTGCCGCTTGATCCGCTACGAACTCTCCTGCGACAACGGGCACGCCTTCGAAGGGTGGTTCGGCTCGGCGGACGATTTCGACCGCCAGCAGAAGATGACGCTCGTCTCCTGTCCGTCCTGCGGCTCGACCCACGTCGCCAAGCGTCTGATGGCGCCGTCCGTCTCGACCGCGCGCAAGAAACAGCAGCGCCAGGAGCTTGCCGTGCAGACCGGCCAGAAGGAGATGATGGCGAAGATCCGCGAGATCGTCTCGACCATCCGCGCCAATTCCGAAGACGTCGGCGAACGCTTCCCCGAGGAGGCGCGCAAGATCCACTACGGCGAGAGCGAGCAGCGCGGCCTGATCGGCAAGGCGACCGCGGACGAGGTACGCGATCTGCTCGACGAAGGCGTCGAGGTGGCGCCCCTGCCCACCCTGCCCGACGATACGAACTGAAGCCCTCGATCAGGCCGAGGCGCGGCGCGCCACCAGCATGTAGTTCACGTCCATATCCTTCGACAGGTTCCACTGGTTGAGCAGCGGATTGAAGAACACGCCCGTCCGGTCGGTGACCGTCAGGCCGGACGCCGTGAGCGGCTTTTCGATCTCTTCCGGACGCACCAGCTTCTCATATTGATGGGTGCCGCGCGGCAGCCAGCGCAGCACGTTCTCCGCCGCGAAGATGGCGAGCGCGGCCGCCTTCATGGTGCGGTTGATCGTGGCGACGAACGTCATGCCGCCGGGGCGCACCATGGAAGCGCAGGTAGTTAGGAAGAAATCGACGTCCGAGACGTGCTCGACCACTTCCATGTTGAGCACCACGTCGAAGGTCTCGCCGGCTTCCGCCAGCGCCTCGGCCGTCACGGCGCGGTAATCGACCGCAACGCCGCTGCCGGCCGCATGGGCCTTCGCGATGCCGATGTTCTTTTCGGATGCGTCCGCGCCGAGCACCTCCGCCCCCATGCGCGCCATCGGCTCGGAAAGCAAGCCACCGCCGCAGCCGATGTCGAGGATGCGCAGACCCTCCAGCGGCCGGTGCGCCTTCGGATCGCGGCCGAACTGGGCCGAGACGAGATCGCGGATATAGGTGAGGCGGACGGGGTTGAACTTGTGCAGCGGGCGGAATTTTCCGGTCGGATCCCACCATTCGGCGGCCATCGCCGAAAAGCGGTCGACTTCCGCCTGGTCGATCGTCGTGCGGGCTGCCTCGCTCATGGCTCGTCTCCTTCGCGTCCGTATACCCCCGTGAAGTCGGCCTCTACGGGGCGGATGTCAAGTAGGCGAAGTGAAGCGGCTCACTTGATGCGGGTCGCTTCAAGCCTCTCTTCGTCCAGTAGAATGCCGAGGCCGGGCGCCTCGCCCAGCACCAGCCAGCCGTTTTCATGCCGCAAGGGAGAGACCAGCGGATAGTCGCGACGCTCCTCGCTCCATTCCGGCGCATCATAGGGATATTCGAGGAAGGGCGCGTCTCCCGCGCCGGCCGTCAGATGCGCATTGGCAAGCACGCCGATGCCGTTCGTCCAGGAATGCGGGGTGAAGGTGACGCCCGCCTCGCGCGCCTGGAAGGCAAGCCGCCGACAGCCCGTAATCCCGCCGACCAGCGCCACGTCCGGCTGGATGACGTCGAAGGCGCGCTCTTCGATGATGTCGCGGAACTCGTAAAGCTCGCGCGTCATCTCGCCGCCCGCGATGCGGATATCCGTCGCCTCCTTCAAGGCCTTCATGCCCTTGCGGTCGGAGCGGTGCAGCGGCTCCTCCATCCAGTAGATGCCGAGCCGTTCCAGTTCCCGCGCGACGGCGAGCGCGTCCTTGAAGGTCCAGGGCACCGTCGTGTCCCAGGGCATGCGCCAACCCTGGTTGCAGTCGACCATCAGCTCCAGCCGGTCGCCGACGCGCGCGCGGATTGCCTCCAGCGCCCTGACGTCCTCCCGCCAGCCATTGCGGCCGCCGGCGGAGGAGGAAAAACGCACCTTCATCGCCGGGAAACCCTCCGCGATGTAGCGCTCCGCCTGCTCGGCCATGGCCGAGGGATCACGCAACACGCCGGAGGATGCGTAGAGCCGCACACGGTCTGCCCGTCCGCCGAGCATGCGCCAGACCGGCTCGCTCGTCACCTTGCCGGCGAGGTCCCAGAGCGCGAGATCGAGCGGCCAGCAGCGGCCGTAATGAAAGTTGATATGGGAGAGCACTTCATAGTGCCGCTCGATATGGCGCGGGTCCTGCCCGACGAACAGGTCCTCGTGCCCCTCGAAGCCCTTCATCAGGTCGCCCGAACCGATGCCCTCGCGGCCCTCGTCGTCACGCACGCGCACGATCGTCGCGTCGAAATGCCGGCGCGGACGGCCGTCCCAGCTGGCCTTGAACGGCGGATCGAGCGGCAGCCGGTGATGACTTATCCCGATGGAAACGATCCTGCTCATGCGCTCCTCCTCCTCAGCCGAACTGCTGCCAGATCGTCTTGTAGTCGCAATATTTGTCGATCGCGTGCACCGATCGGTCACGCCCGAAGCCGGATTGCTTGAAGCCGCCGAAGGGCGTCGCGAAATTCGACATGTCGTAGGTGTTGATCCAGACCGTGCCGGCATGGACCGCTTCGGAGAAGCGATGCGCCCGGTCCATGTCGCGGGTGAAGACAGCCCCGGCAAGGCCGTAGATCGTGTCGTTGGCGATCCGCAGCGCCTCCTCCTCCGTGTCGAAGGCGATCGCCGCCAGAACGGGGCCGAAAATCTCCTGCCGCGCGATGCGCATGTCGTTCGTCACATCCGTGATGACGCCCGGCGAGACATAGTAGCCGCCGGTCTCCGCCAGCACCCGCTCCGCACCGAAGACGCGCCGTCCGCCATCCCTCTCGCCCGCGGCGACAAGGCCGAGCACCTTGTCCATATGCTCCGCCTCGATCAACGCGCCGATCTGCGCCGAGGGCTCGAAGGGATGCGCCAGCATGATCTCGCGCTTCACCACCGCCTCGATCTTCGCGATCAGCATCTCCGCGACCGGGCGCTGCACGACGAGGCGCGTTGCGGCATGGCAGGTCTCGCCAGCATTGTAGAAGCAGCCCCAGGCGGCGGCGCTGGCGGCGGCATCGAGATCGGCATCCTCGAAGACGACGAGCGGCGACTTGCCACCCAGTTCCAGCGCCACGCGCTTGAGGTTCGATTGCGCCGCATAGCCCATGATCAGCTTGCCGACCTCGGTGGAGCCGGTGAAGGCCACCATGTCGACATCCATGTGCAGGGCGAGCGGCTTGCCGACCTCCTCGCCGAAGCCCGTCACCACATTGAAGACGCCGGCGGGAAGGCCCGCCTCGACGGCGAGTTCCGCAAGCCGCAGGGCCGAAAGCGAGGACTGTTCGGCCGGTTTCAACACGACGGAATTGCCGGCCGCGATCGCCGGCCCGAGCTTCCAGGCATCGATGATCATCGGATAGTTCCAGGGCGTGATCGCCGCGACCACACCGAGCGGCACCTTCCTGACCAGCGCGCGTGCCTTCGGCCCGGTCGGCGCGATCTCGTCGTAGAGCTTGTCGATCATCTCGCCGTAATACTGAATGCCATCCGCGCAGAGCCGCACGTCGATGCCGAGCGAGGCCTGCACCGGCTTGCCGACATCGAGCGTCTCCAGAAGCGCCAGTTCCTCGCGATGGGCGCGGATCAGCTCCGCCCAGCGCAGCATGATCTTCTTCTTCTCCATCGGCTCCTTGCCGCGCCAGACGCCGCTTTCGA
It includes:
- a CDS encoding peptidylprolyl isomerase — translated: MFKYSKLAAVALIAIAAASGSARAQDAAADPVVAKVGAVEIHESELKLAIAGLDPQLANLPDDQKRVAALSSIIDVKLLAADADKEGLKDSADFKQRLAFLTDRELHNAYFKKHVVDAVTPEEVKARYEKEVAAITPEDEIRARHILVKTEEEAKAVIKDLDAGKDFVEIAKEKSTDPNKSEGGDLGYFAKGRMVPEFENAAFALEKGAYSKEPVKTQFGFHVIKVEDKRKQQPPALDQVEAQVRQLVMRDKYLELLEKAKAAAPVDIQDAALKTAYDAVNKPAAEGEGEAAPAIEGQQ
- the argJ gene encoding bifunctional glutamate N-acetyltransferase/amino-acid acetyltransferase ArgJ; this translates as MSGSVSPLAPKTYADMPPLRGVRMATAAAGIKYKNRTDVLMMVFDRPAAVAGVFTRSKCPSAPVDFCRANLAHGVARAVVVNSGNANAFTGRKGRESTRMTAEAAAKAVGCREDEVFLASTGVIGEPLDATKFSGVLDGLAAAGTEDFWFEAAKAIMTTDTYPKVATRTAELGGVKVTINGMAKGAGMIAPDMATMLSFVVTDADIPATVLQSLLSAGVGPTFNSVTVDSDTSTSDTLMLFATGAAATDGQAPVTADDATLDGFRAALNDLLRDLALQVVRDGEGARKMVAVTVEGAENDDAAKRIALSIANSPLVKTAVAGEDANWGRIVMAVGKSGEMADRDRLAIWFGDVRVAVDGERDPTYSEAAATAVMKQEDIPVRVEIGLGNGRATVWTCDLTKEYVEINGDYRS
- a CDS encoding GNAT family N-acetyltransferase — protein: MSDLPKVRRLEAVGFRAWPAATVQYDGSWLCRLTAGHPSRRLNSVNPLDPSDIRDIDIRLEKAAKRFADYGRPLLVRQTPLASPQLVAFMDEAGWADIGRTVVMMADLATLPRDEGLDHLPSRDVGRFVDARIRVAGDDPALKPGLTEIINAIKPEAGLFIVEEPDFGPTAVTIAVQDNDLAGILQLGVAGERRGRGLGTAILHASLRWAKLKGARQAWVQVEADNAAALALYRRAGFHDVYEYSYRGPDAA
- the mutT gene encoding 8-oxo-dGTP diphosphatase MutT gives rise to the protein MTETVTKPHPILLVAACALVDADGRILLAQRPEGKSLAGLWEFPGGKVEPGETPEETLIRELDEELGIKTKIPCLAPLTFASHTYDDFHLLMPLYVCRRFEGTAHGREGQAIKWVRSKALRDYPMPPADEPLIPFLMDLL
- a CDS encoding Flp family type IVb pilin, translated to MARLLTSFLSDEKGATAVEYGLLAALISVGMIVGLTNFGGALNNTFVTLSNTIEQK
- a CDS encoding methyltransferase domain-containing protein, coding for METLFDHALIDTNRLRALRTGPADFLLDVVARELAERLSVIERRFERAVELHGHTGAVARAITETGKVDAMERVESDGRFAAPGEALTVSPLETVPLEPQSANLIISPLALHLTNDTPGVFVQIRRALKPDGLFLAAIPGSGTLQELREVLLAAESEMTGGASPRVIPFPDVRDVGALLQRGGFALPVTDKESYTVRYDSIFPLMKDLRAMGMANPLTGRSRRPLTRGILLRAAELYAERFSDPDGRIRATFSVIYVSGWAPHESQQKPLKPGSATMRLADALKQTGRE
- a CDS encoding ComF family protein translates to MGEIEAESMPAIPLRQALARRLRGLAGAALDVVYPPACAGCGVLLGSRASLCPQCWGKLAFIERPYCEVLGTPFSHDLGPGILSADAIANPPPFDRLRSVALYDDLARGLVHALKYRDRTDLAPMMAGWMLRAGDGAVQAADLIVPVPLHRFRLLWRKFNQSAELARALGTLSATPVLIDAVRRTKRTRRQIGLGPRAREENVRGAFSITPAGREALFGRRVVLVDDVYTTGATVAAVARALKRAGVADVTVLTFARALPGPI
- the grxC gene encoding glutaredoxin 3, with the translated sequence MASVVIYTRQFCGYCSAAKKLLETKGVTFEEHDATYAPELRQEMIKRAGRSTFPQIFIGERHIGGCDDLHALERAGELDALLAA
- a CDS encoding carbon-nitrogen hydrolase family protein yields the protein MTVTIAALQMCSGTDPVRNVETMRRLVREAAAKGATYVQTPEMTGALQRDRAGLRSILRAEADDLVVAAASQLAGELGIHVHVGSTAIALDDGKVANRGFLFGPDGGKICSYDKIHMFDVDLDNGESWRESAVYSPGTVARVADLPFAKLGFAICYDVRFPELFRTEAVAGAEIISVPAAFTRQTGEAHWEILLRARAIENGVYIIAAAQAGMHEDGRETFGHSMIIDPWGRVLASAGGTGEAVVLAEIDIAAVKSAHDKIPNLRNGRAFTLEMSGEPAKGGVAA
- a CDS encoding DUF1178 family protein is translated as MIRYELSCDNGHAFEGWFGSADDFDRQQKMTLVSCPSCGSTHVAKRLMAPSVSTARKKQQRQELAVQTGQKEMMAKIREIVSTIRANSEDVGERFPEEARKIHYGESEQRGLIGKATADEVRDLLDEGVEVAPLPTLPDDTN
- the ubiG gene encoding bifunctional 2-polyprenyl-6-hydroxyphenol methylase/3-demethylubiquinol 3-O-methyltransferase UbiG; the encoded protein is MSEAARTTIDQAEVDRFSAMAAEWWDPTGKFRPLHKFNPVRLTYIRDLVSAQFGRDPKAHRPLEGLRILDIGCGGGLLSEPMARMGAEVLGADASEKNIGIAKAHAAGSGVAVDYRAVTAEALAEAGETFDVVLNMEVVEHVSDVDFFLTTCASMVRPGGMTFVATINRTMKAAALAIFAAENVLRWLPRGTHQYEKLVRPEEIEKPLTASGLTVTDRTGVFFNPLLNQWNLSKDMDVNYMLVARRASA
- a CDS encoding mandelate racemase/muconate lactonizing enzyme family protein, encoding MSRIVSIGISHHRLPLDPPFKASWDGRPRRHFDATIVRVRDDEGREGIGSGDLMKGFEGHEDLFVGQDPRHIERHYEVLSHINFHYGRCWPLDLALWDLAGKVTSEPVWRMLGGRADRVRLYASSGVLRDPSAMAEQAERYIAEGFPAMKVRFSSSAGGRNGWREDVRALEAIRARVGDRLELMVDCNQGWRMPWDTTVPWTFKDALAVARELERLGIYWMEEPLHRSDRKGMKALKEATDIRIAGGEMTRELYEFRDIIEERAFDVIQPDVALVGGITGCRRLAFQAREAGVTFTPHSWTNGIGVLANAHLTAGAGDAPFLEYPYDAPEWSEERRDYPLVSPLRHENGWLVLGEAPGLGILLDEERLEATRIK
- a CDS encoding aldehyde dehydrogenase, with the translated sequence MTEQYSRAFWEERLSGLSLERGHFIDGRVQPAASGRTFTRTRPMDGQPGAVLARGDATDVDRAVVSARTAFESGVWRGKEPMEKKKIMLRWAELIRAHREELALLETLDVGKPVQASLGIDVRLCADGIQYYGEMIDKLYDEIAPTGPKARALVRKVPLGVVAAITPWNYPMIIDAWKLGPAIAAGNSVVLKPAEQSSLSALRLAELAVEAGLPAGVFNVVTGFGEEVGKPLALHMDVDMVAFTGSTEVGKLIMGYAAQSNLKRVALELGGKSPLVVFEDADLDAAASAAAWGCFYNAGETCHAATRLVVQRPVAEMLIAKIEAVVKREIMLAHPFEPSAQIGALIEAEHMDKVLGLVAAGERDGGRRVFGAERVLAETGGYYVSPGVITDVTNDMRIARQEIFGPVLAAIAFDTEEEALRIANDTIYGLAGAVFTRDMDRAHRFSEAVHAGTVWINTYDMSNFATPFGGFKQSGFGRDRSVHAIDKYCDYKTIWQQFG